In Dermatophilus congolensis, a genomic segment contains:
- a CDS encoding DUF721 domain-containing protein codes for MCEMNEKKYFRQVSSFLGVGAYQHAPTPPTPDLCEDSALRDDAARAALARARNTAREAGLRPGMLPRKRRRRNSEPLTSSAGPDRRDPQLLGDELGRLIETRGWRKDVSAASVMGSWPAVAGLDIARHSVPVSFEEGILVVRAESTAWATQLTYMIPQLQARIDDAIGNGVVTNIRVTGPSAPSWKRGPRRSRGPGPRDTYG; via the coding sequence ATGTGCGAGATGAATGAGAAAAAATATTTTCGTCAAGTTTCATCTTTCCTAGGTGTAGGTGCATATCAACATGCGCCTACACCTCCCACACCCGATTTATGTGAAGACTCCGCGCTGCGCGATGATGCCGCGCGTGCAGCTCTGGCACGCGCACGAAATACAGCCCGTGAAGCAGGACTTCGGCCTGGCATGCTTCCACGGAAACGTCGAAGAAGAAACAGCGAGCCATTAACCAGCTCCGCTGGCCCCGATCGACGAGACCCACAGCTTCTCGGTGATGAACTCGGCCGATTAATAGAAACACGCGGATGGCGCAAAGATGTCTCCGCAGCGTCGGTTATGGGGAGCTGGCCAGCAGTAGCTGGACTCGATATTGCTCGACATTCAGTACCGGTGAGTTTTGAAGAAGGAATTTTGGTAGTACGCGCTGAATCAACAGCGTGGGCTACGCAGTTGACTTACATGATTCCGCAACTGCAGGCCCGCATTGATGACGCGATAGGTAACGGAGTAGTCACCAATATTCGGGTAACAGGGCCCAGTGCGCCGTCCTGGAAACGAGGACCAAGGCGTAGTCGGGGCCCAGGGCCTCGAGATACTTACGGCTAG
- the recF gene encoding DNA replication/repair protein RecF (All proteins in this family for which functions are known are DNA-binding proteins that assist the filamentation of RecA onto DNA for the initiation of recombination or recombinational repair.) yields the protein MHVTHLWVADFRNYISTDVSLEPGVTFLVGPNGQGKTNLVEAIGYLATLRSHRVASDGPLVRFGADHSVIRAAVSKRGRSTTVEVDIIPGRANKAGINRTQVSRPRDILGNVRTVLFAPEDLSIIKGDPSGRRDFLDTLLVARQPKWASVQGDYARALKQRNALLKKAVSLGGGGKKTSYPKDPYFESTLSIWDDQLAGLGGRLMYARLRLLHDLSPRLKDAYSSISEDETENFFARATYRTSLTLEHSLKVSSLINSNETPDVEDLQQALFESLQGSHQAEFARGVTLFGPHRDEVELSLGEMPAKGYASHGETWSFALALKLASYHLLRHDLGEDPVLILDDVFAELDARRRARLAELIEDAEQVLITAAVEEDLPPLLQGKTLNIFAGNVRDE from the coding sequence ATGCACGTCACACATCTATGGGTTGCAGACTTTCGTAACTACATCTCCACAGATGTTTCCCTCGAGCCAGGAGTCACGTTTCTCGTTGGCCCCAATGGTCAAGGTAAGACAAATCTAGTCGAAGCTATCGGATACCTCGCAACTCTTCGATCACATAGAGTCGCCAGTGACGGTCCACTTGTTCGATTCGGCGCAGATCATAGCGTCATCAGGGCAGCTGTTAGTAAAAGAGGGCGCAGTACCACTGTTGAGGTTGACATTATTCCTGGTCGCGCAAATAAAGCTGGGATTAATAGAACTCAAGTTTCGCGTCCTAGAGACATTCTGGGTAACGTAAGGACCGTTTTATTCGCCCCAGAGGATCTATCGATTATTAAAGGTGATCCATCTGGAAGACGTGATTTTCTAGATACGCTTCTTGTTGCGCGGCAGCCCAAATGGGCGTCAGTTCAAGGAGACTACGCTCGAGCTTTGAAGCAGCGTAATGCTTTATTGAAGAAAGCTGTGTCCCTTGGTGGAGGTGGCAAAAAAACTAGCTATCCAAAAGATCCTTATTTTGAGTCGACTTTATCTATATGGGATGACCAGCTTGCGGGGTTAGGTGGGCGACTTATGTATGCGCGTCTCAGGCTTCTTCATGATCTTTCTCCCCGTTTGAAGGACGCTTATTCTTCAATTTCTGAAGACGAAACAGAAAACTTTTTCGCGCGTGCTACGTATAGAACAAGTCTTACCTTAGAACACTCTCTTAAAGTTTCTTCCCTCATTAATTCTAACGAGACTCCTGATGTAGAAGATTTACAACAGGCCCTCTTTGAATCCTTGCAAGGATCTCATCAAGCTGAGTTCGCACGGGGAGTAACCCTGTTTGGGCCGCATCGAGATGAAGTAGAGCTTTCTCTTGGGGAGATGCCTGCAAAGGGATATGCCTCGCACGGAGAAACTTGGTCTTTTGCCCTCGCGTTGAAGCTTGCTTCGTATCATCTTCTTCGCCATGACCTCGGAGAAGATCCTGTTCTGATTCTTGATGATGTTTTTGCTGAGCTTGACGCTCGTCGTCGTGCACGTTTAGCGGAGCTGATCGAAGATGCTGAACAAGTTTTAATTACCGCTGCAGTAGAGGAGGATCTTCCTCCTCTACTGCAGGGAAAGACACTTAATATCTTCGCCGGAAATGTGCGAGATGAATGA
- the dnaN gene encoding DNA polymerase III subunit beta: MRFRVERDVLTEAVTWVARGLPNRPPTPVLAGILLEADADGSLTLSAFDYEVSARITVEADVHEPGRALVLGRMLSDISKTLPGKPVDVTTDGNKVSVACGSSRFSLLKMPVEEYPTLPVSPEPSGHIPGDVFTHAVAQVSVAADRSDTLPILTGVRMEVDGERMTLLATDRYRLAMRELTWRPDDEDINAVVLVPARTLSDTAKSLGASGSVSVALGEAAGGDGLIGFDAGQRRTTSRLLDGDYPKVSAIFPNSVDTEAIVDTQVLIEAVKRVSIVAERNTPVRLRFVDGQVSIDAGTGEDAQASEAVECQLVGPDIEIAFNPTYLIDGLNAVSSPFTRLAFTQPGKPAVLSGQREADGDCDSSYRYVLMPVRFTN, encoded by the coding sequence GTGAGATTCCGTGTAGAGCGCGACGTGCTGACTGAAGCAGTCACTTGGGTAGCTCGTGGCCTGCCTAATCGTCCACCTACGCCGGTTCTAGCCGGAATTCTTCTCGAAGCTGACGCTGACGGGTCATTGACTTTATCTGCGTTCGATTACGAAGTATCTGCACGTATAACTGTTGAGGCAGATGTGCACGAACCAGGCCGAGCATTAGTTTTAGGGCGGATGCTTTCAGATATTTCAAAAACACTTCCAGGAAAACCCGTCGATGTGACTACTGACGGAAATAAAGTTTCTGTCGCTTGTGGATCTAGTCGTTTTTCCTTGCTAAAAATGCCCGTGGAAGAATATCCCACACTCCCGGTATCTCCTGAGCCGAGCGGTCACATTCCTGGTGATGTCTTCACTCATGCAGTAGCCCAGGTCAGTGTTGCTGCTGATCGTTCAGATACGCTTCCCATTCTTACGGGTGTTCGCATGGAGGTCGACGGTGAGCGCATGACATTGTTGGCTACAGATCGTTATCGCTTGGCCATGCGTGAGCTGACTTGGCGTCCTGATGATGAGGACATTAACGCCGTTGTTCTTGTTCCTGCTCGGACGCTCTCCGACACAGCAAAATCTCTAGGGGCATCTGGCTCGGTTTCGGTTGCCCTTGGGGAAGCAGCTGGAGGTGACGGCCTTATTGGCTTTGATGCAGGGCAACGTCGCACAACTAGTCGCCTTCTCGATGGCGACTATCCCAAAGTTTCAGCGATTTTCCCTAATAGCGTCGATACCGAAGCAATTGTGGATACTCAAGTGCTTATCGAAGCTGTCAAGCGAGTCTCCATTGTTGCAGAACGAAACACACCCGTTCGTCTTCGATTCGTTGATGGACAAGTGAGCATCGATGCGGGGACAGGAGAGGATGCACAGGCTAGCGAAGCGGTTGAGTGTCAGTTAGTTGGGCCTGACATCGAAATTGCCTTCAACCCGACTTACCTGATCGATGGGCTTAACGCTGTTTCATCTCCCTTTACCAGACTTGCTTTCACTCAGCCTGGTAAGCCAGCAGTTCTCAGCGGTCAAAGAGAAGCAGATGGTGACTGTGACTCTTCGTACCGATATGTACTCATGCCAGTGCGTTTTACTAACTGA
- the dnaA gene encoding chromosomal replication initiator protein DnaA, giving the protein MSEKQSDTSRIWTATLHSLQEAGIPAPQRAFVAQCALVGILDSTAIIAVPDEFTKDIVETRVRESLTESLARETGRDIRLAVTVDSSIRGAIEESSQPTLDMYSENDSWKIEDIHSSSKTSGDNSLPVTSAAAQERFGGVADTVSTETAHHDSGPDRPRKPAGGNTKNQTTNDSGGDHLNPKYTFDTFVIGSSNRFAHAAAVAVAEAPARAYNPLFIYGDSGLGKTHLLHAIGHYAQNLYPKVRVKYVNSEEFTNDFINSIRDDRASSFQRRYRETDILLIDDIQFLSGKMQTQEEFFHTFNTLHNANKQVVITSDVPPKQLSGFEERMRSRFEMGLLTDVQPPDLETRIAILSKKARQEQLKVPDEVLEFIASRISSNIRELEGALIRVTAFASLNRQEVDLGLAEIVLRDLMPDQQISQITAATIMAQTAGYFDLTIDDLCSASRSRTLVNARQIAMYLCRELTELSLPKIGQQFGGRDHTTVMHADKKIRQLMAERRSVYNQVTELTTRIRSQQST; this is encoded by the coding sequence GTGTCGGAAAAACAAAGCGACACCAGCCGGATCTGGACGGCGACGCTGCACTCTCTGCAGGAAGCAGGCATCCCTGCTCCGCAACGAGCTTTCGTCGCACAATGTGCGCTGGTTGGAATTCTCGACTCAACCGCAATCATTGCTGTACCTGATGAATTCACTAAAGACATTGTGGAGACACGCGTTCGCGAGTCTCTTACGGAATCCCTAGCGCGGGAAACTGGCCGTGATATTCGCCTCGCAGTAACAGTAGATTCCTCTATTCGTGGAGCTATCGAGGAATCGAGTCAGCCAACTCTTGATATGTACAGCGAAAACGACAGTTGGAAAATTGAAGATATCCATTCCTCAAGCAAGACCAGCGGAGACAATTCGCTTCCCGTAACTTCTGCTGCCGCTCAAGAACGCTTTGGGGGGGTGGCGGATACTGTTTCCACGGAAACTGCTCATCACGATTCTGGACCAGACAGGCCACGTAAACCAGCAGGAGGTAACACCAAGAATCAAACAACAAATGATTCAGGTGGCGACCATCTCAATCCTAAATACACCTTCGACACATTCGTGATTGGCTCTAGTAACCGTTTTGCTCATGCGGCCGCAGTGGCTGTCGCTGAGGCCCCAGCTCGAGCTTATAACCCGCTTTTTATCTATGGCGATTCAGGTCTAGGCAAGACACACCTGCTGCATGCGATAGGCCACTACGCACAGAATCTCTACCCAAAAGTTCGAGTTAAATATGTGAACTCTGAAGAATTCACAAATGATTTTATCAACTCAATCCGCGATGATCGCGCTAGCAGCTTTCAGCGCCGCTATCGCGAAACTGATATTCTACTTATTGACGATATTCAGTTCCTGTCAGGAAAAATGCAAACTCAGGAAGAGTTTTTCCACACTTTTAACACTTTACATAATGCCAATAAGCAAGTAGTTATCACTTCCGATGTTCCACCAAAGCAGCTCTCTGGCTTCGAAGAGCGCATGCGGTCTCGGTTCGAAATGGGCTTACTTACTGATGTCCAACCGCCAGATTTAGAAACGCGAATCGCGATTCTTTCAAAAAAAGCACGTCAGGAGCAATTAAAAGTTCCTGACGAAGTTCTTGAATTCATTGCGAGTCGGATATCTAGCAACATTCGTGAGCTAGAAGGAGCGCTCATACGCGTAACTGCTTTCGCCAGCTTAAATAGACAAGAAGTGGATCTCGGGCTAGCAGAAATTGTTTTGCGTGATCTCATGCCTGATCAACAAATTAGTCAGATCACAGCTGCGACAATCATGGCGCAAACAGCTGGGTACTTTGACCTCACTATTGATGATCTGTGCAGCGCCTCTAGGTCACGCACTCTCGTCAATGCTCGTCAAATTGCTATGTACCTATGCCGTGAACTGACTGAGCTCTCTCTACCCAAAATTGGCCAGCAGTTCGGTGGGCGTGACCACACAACTGTCATGCATGCAGACAAGAAGATCCGGCAGCTCATGGCAGAGCGGCGCTCTGTTTATAACCAGGTAACAGAGCTAACCACGCGTATCCGATCTCAACAGTCCACTTAG
- the rpmH gene encoding 50S ribosomal protein L34 has translation MSKRTFQPNNRRRAKKHGFRSRMATRAGRAILACRRRKGRASISA, from the coding sequence GTGAGCAAGCGCACTTTTCAGCCCAACAACCGTCGTCGCGCTAAAAAGCACGGCTTCCGCAGTCGTATGGCCACTCGTGCTGGCCGCGCTATTCTTGCCTGCCGTCGCCGTAAAGGCCGCGCCAGCATTTCCGCCTGA